From one Gemmatimonadaceae bacterium genomic stretch:
- a CDS encoding lipid A deacylase LpxR family protein, with amino-acid sequence MVATLPVTLLAALVTAASVAAQAVNTSGVERDAGQPHAWRLAYDNDFFTATDRYFTQGLVLEVIDPRLARLPIARALFAPRGSVSRVGIAYEDDGYTPSDLKAPGILHGDHPYVGTKQFRVMQLATDTLHRRRVTSALTLGIIGQGAGGAAIQTFIHRHTGNTTPRGWVHQVRNDAIVNYEVGIEEQVARAGDAVLLTTSGVARIGTFNTAATLATTLMLGRIGTPFSVAPDRRRRVWVYLKPQLNVVGYDATLQGGVFNRSSPYTIPARDIARFVFRHQVGVVYRSGSRFIEYYRTDATREFRGALAHRSGGFLIGVRRGG; translated from the coding sequence ATGGTTGCCACCCTCCCCGTCACCCTCCTCGCCGCACTCGTCACCGCCGCGTCGGTCGCGGCGCAGGCCGTCAACACCAGCGGAGTCGAGCGCGACGCCGGCCAGCCGCATGCCTGGCGGCTGGCGTACGACAATGACTTCTTCACCGCCACGGACCGGTACTTCACCCAGGGGCTCGTGCTCGAGGTGATCGATCCGCGTCTCGCGCGCCTGCCCATCGCGCGGGCCCTTTTCGCGCCCCGTGGCAGCGTGTCGCGCGTCGGCATAGCCTACGAGGACGACGGGTACACTCCGAGCGACCTGAAGGCGCCAGGCATCCTGCATGGCGACCACCCGTACGTGGGGACCAAGCAGTTTCGCGTGATGCAGCTCGCCACGGACACGCTGCACCGCCGTCGTGTGACATCGGCGCTGACGCTGGGCATCATCGGCCAGGGTGCCGGCGGCGCGGCCATCCAGACCTTCATCCATCGCCACACCGGCAACACCACGCCGCGCGGCTGGGTGCACCAGGTGCGGAACGACGCGATCGTGAACTACGAGGTGGGGATCGAGGAGCAGGTCGCCCGTGCCGGCGATGCCGTGCTCCTGACGACATCGGGGGTGGCCCGGATCGGCACCTTCAACACCGCGGCCACGCTCGCCACCACGCTCATGCTCGGCCGCATCGGCACGCCGTTCAGTGTGGCTCCTGATCGACGCCGACGCGTCTGGGTGTACCTGAAGCCGCAGCTCAACGTGGTCGGGTACGATGCGACGTTGCAGGGTGGGGTGTTCAACCGGTCCAGCCCGTACACCATCCCGGCGCGCGACATCGCGCGGTTCGTCTTCCGGCACCAGGTCGGCGTGGTGTACCGCTCGGGATCGCGATTCATCGAGTACTATCGCACCGACGCCACGCGGGAGTTCCGCGGCGCGCTGGCGCACCGGAGCGGCGGATTCCTCATCGGGGTGCGGCGCGGGGGGTGA
- a CDS encoding NHLP leader peptide family RiPP precursor, translating into MGQTNSHESPERSRALQAVLARASTDRDFRQRLLVDPKSAIHDALGIVIPPTFRVRFIERDPSVDSLVVLPDYTSPDGELCDADLETIAGGTDGGWDGGGNPPPPSGTW; encoded by the coding sequence GTGGGCCAAACCAATTCGCACGAATCGCCAGAACGTTCACGTGCGCTGCAAGCCGTGCTGGCGCGCGCGTCCACCGACCGGGATTTCCGGCAGCGACTGCTGGTCGACCCGAAGAGCGCGATCCACGATGCGCTCGGGATCGTGATCCCGCCGACCTTCCGCGTGCGCTTCATCGAGCGTGATCCGAGCGTGGATTCCCTCGTGGTGCTCCCGGACTACACGTCGCCCGACGGTGAGCTCTGCGATGCCGATCTCGAGACGATCGCCGGCGGGACCGACGGCGGCTGGGACGGCGGTGGCAATCCCCCGCCGCCATCCGGCACCTGGTGA
- a CDS encoding CPBP family intramembrane metalloprotease codes for MSRPGRATMLQVVAPLLAIAIVLVVCRVRGLPLRQTLALRLPTARMAVIWTVAFCILIAVEEWVSRTQLGLTIDRWDLSSPAVQLSLRVVAMVVLAPVGEELVFRGLMFDQVSRGAAGVWGAVVLSAAAFAVLHGQYGVAALSLIFIDGLFLGAARAASGSVLLPMGLHALGNAYAAAQRLRVVS; via the coding sequence GTGAGCCGTCCCGGGCGGGCCACGATGCTCCAGGTCGTGGCTCCGCTGCTCGCCATCGCGATCGTGCTGGTGGTCTGTCGGGTGCGCGGGCTTCCGCTGCGCCAGACGCTGGCGCTGCGCCTGCCCACGGCGCGCATGGCGGTCATCTGGACGGTGGCGTTCTGCATCCTCATCGCGGTGGAGGAATGGGTGAGTCGCACGCAGCTGGGCCTCACGATCGATCGATGGGACCTCTCGTCCCCCGCCGTGCAGCTGTCGCTGCGCGTGGTGGCGATGGTCGTGCTGGCACCCGTGGGTGAGGAACTCGTCTTTCGCGGCCTGATGTTCGACCAGGTCAGTCGCGGCGCGGCGGGGGTGTGGGGCGCGGTGGTGCTCTCGGCAGCGGCGTTCGCGGTGCTGCACGGACAGTACGGCGTGGCCGCGTTGTCGCTGATCTTCATCGATGGGCTCTTCCTCGGGGCCGCACGCGCCGCCAGCGGGTCGGTGCTGCTCCCGATGGGCCTGCACGCGCTGGGCAACGCCTACGCGGCGGCACAGCGGTTGCGGGTCGTGTCATGA
- a CDS encoding sulfurtransferase yields MLPFRATAILASGSLLSMTVGHAQRRAAPATDPASGFVTTPAWLAKHLADQDVVVIEVVDSAGVRRERIPGSREMAYVRMVVRRDGLSTELPSADSLKQLFEGLGISDRTRVVAYAEEAPMATRLLLTLASIGHDNAAYLDGGLPRWKREGYALSTGEPPAPTRGSITVAPRPALIVTSDWLGPRVGTPGLALVDTRTTGEYNGTGNRSGMPSAGHLAGAQQLEWQSLFSSERPLELRRRDDLRRLYATRARPTDTVVTYCWVGYRASATWFAARLLGYDARFYDGSYQDWSQRTLPVRSGGTP; encoded by the coding sequence ATGCTGCCATTCCGTGCCACCGCGATCCTCGCCTCCGGGTCGCTGCTGTCCATGACCGTCGGCCACGCCCAGCGTCGCGCAGCACCGGCCACCGATCCGGCATCTGGGTTCGTCACGACGCCGGCCTGGCTCGCGAAGCACCTCGCCGATCAGGATGTGGTGGTGATCGAGGTCGTGGACAGCGCTGGGGTGCGACGGGAGCGCATCCCCGGCTCGCGCGAAATGGCGTACGTGCGGATGGTCGTCAGGCGCGACGGGCTCTCCACCGAGTTGCCGAGCGCCGACTCGCTGAAGCAGCTGTTCGAGGGGCTGGGTATCTCCGACCGGACCCGCGTCGTCGCGTACGCCGAGGAAGCACCGATGGCCACCCGGCTGCTGCTGACGCTGGCGAGCATCGGCCACGACAATGCCGCATACCTCGATGGCGGGCTGCCGCGCTGGAAGCGGGAGGGATACGCGCTGAGTACGGGCGAGCCACCCGCACCGACGCGCGGATCCATCACCGTCGCGCCCAGGCCGGCGCTGATCGTGACGTCCGACTGGCTTGGCCCACGCGTGGGCACGCCCGGGCTGGCGCTGGTCGACACGCGCACCACGGGCGAGTACAACGGCACCGGAAACCGGAGCGGCATGCCAAGCGCGGGGCACCTGGCTGGCGCGCAGCAGCTGGAGTGGCAGTCGCTGTTCTCCTCCGAGCGGCCGCTGGAGCTGCGGCGCCGGGACGACCTGCGCCGGTTGTACGCGACGCGGGCGAGGCCGACGGATACCGTCGTCACGTATTGCTGGGTCGGGTATCGAGCCAGCGCGACGTGGTTCGCGGCGCGGCTCCTCGGGTACGATGCGCGGTTCTACGATGGCTCGTACCAGGATTGGAGTCAGCGGACGCTCCCGGTGCGGTCGGGCGGCACGCCGTGA
- a CDS encoding class I SAM-dependent methyltransferase, translating to MSDAATPRPLPPAQHGAHAAATPVPHDPNAELFDQYADNYDAVVAKSVAMVGGDVAHYARRKADVLRQVLAPGRHRILDFGCGVGALSFSLCTVYPDAEVTGTDTSADSIERAAATAASTGQPRARFARGTESALPAGIGTFDAAVAACVFHHIPPAARAGWMARIFDALDRDGIFMMFEHNPGNPLTLRAVDACPFDADAVLLTHRETVGLFEAAGFVDVRVIHYLFLPPALYGLRPVERLLRWLPIGGQFAVVGRHP from the coding sequence ATGAGCGACGCCGCGACGCCGCGGCCGCTCCCGCCCGCGCAGCACGGGGCCCACGCGGCGGCGACGCCGGTGCCGCATGACCCCAATGCCGAGTTGTTCGACCAGTACGCCGACAACTACGACGCCGTGGTCGCGAAGTCGGTTGCGATGGTGGGCGGTGACGTGGCACACTACGCCAGGCGCAAGGCGGACGTGCTGCGGCAGGTGCTCGCGCCGGGACGGCACCGCATCCTCGACTTCGGCTGCGGCGTGGGTGCCCTCTCGTTCTCCCTCTGCACGGTCTACCCGGACGCCGAGGTGACGGGCACCGATACCTCGGCGGACTCGATCGAGCGGGCGGCGGCCACGGCGGCATCCACGGGCCAGCCGCGCGCGCGGTTCGCGCGTGGCACCGAGTCGGCGCTGCCGGCAGGCATCGGCACCTTCGACGCGGCGGTGGCGGCGTGCGTGTTCCACCACATCCCCCCGGCGGCGCGGGCGGGCTGGATGGCGCGGATCTTCGACGCCCTGGACCGCGACGGCATCTTCATGATGTTCGAGCACAACCCGGGCAACCCGCTGACGCTGCGCGCGGTCGATGCCTGTCCGTTCGACGCTGACGCGGTGCTGCTCACGCACCGCGAGACGGTCGGGTTGTTCGAGGCTGCGGGCTTCGTGGACGTCCGGGTCATCCACTACCTGTTCCTGCCACCGGCACTCTACGGGCTCAGGCCCGTCGAACGACTGCTGCGCTGGCTGCCCATCGGTGGCCAGTTCGCGGTGGTCGGACGACACCCGTGA
- a CDS encoding transposase — MPRRLRLVVPGLPMHITQRGHDRAPIVADPYDSARFLACVRRASLHTKCAIHAYAVMSNHTHFLVTPPSVTAAGRMIQLLGRLYVPYFNTRHRRSGTLWERRYSSVVVDTSAYFLACCRYIELNPVTAGMVKAPSDYEWSSYAHLGCGQANDLITPHPEYLGLGDTPAQRASAYRAICAAPNGNRARPIIRAATRRGGVLGGEEFRRNLERVLGRTIPPPPRRWRHKDQDTRPH; from the coding sequence ATGCCGCGCCGCCTGCGCCTAGTGGTCCCAGGCCTGCCGATGCACATCACCCAGCGCGGACACGACCGCGCCCCGATCGTCGCCGATCCGTACGACTCGGCGAGGTTCCTGGCATGCGTGCGTCGCGCGAGCCTCCACACGAAGTGTGCGATTCATGCCTACGCAGTGATGTCGAACCACACCCACTTTCTCGTGACACCTCCCAGCGTCACTGCGGCGGGACGCATGATCCAGCTGCTCGGACGCCTGTACGTCCCCTACTTCAACACCCGGCACAGGCGCAGCGGTACGCTGTGGGAACGACGGTACAGTTCGGTCGTAGTCGACACGTCTGCGTACTTCCTGGCGTGCTGCCGCTACATCGAGCTCAATCCCGTGACAGCAGGCATGGTGAAGGCGCCGTCGGACTACGAGTGGAGCAGCTACGCGCACCTCGGCTGTGGTCAGGCCAACGACCTGATCACGCCCCACCCAGAGTATCTGGGGCTTGGCGATACACCCGCGCAGCGCGCGAGCGCCTATCGGGCCATCTGCGCCGCGCCAAACGGCAACCGGGCGCGTCCGATCATTCGTGCCGCCACCAGGCGCGGCGGCGTGTTGGGAGGGGAGGAGTTCCGGCGCAACCTGGAGCGTGTGCTCGGTCGCACGATCCCGCCGCCCCCACGACGCTGGCGGCACAAGGACCAGGATACGCGGCCGCATTGA
- a CDS encoding PepSY domain-containing protein gives MRQMMVRVHRWVGLAAGLYLGMLGLSGAGVVLAPYLFALERGIPAQPAERADAAYVSPDTWLQKAEARFGRLPPIESFNAPLATPMRIGAPTMQYSTMRDGEFATGVVVVEPYTGAPLAHFIAQDGWSLVPLTLHMGFFLPYTVMWSVLVLLAWVLSGLAVSGVVAWWPRRRRVRAPRAGGVRGTAGRARHLHGALGAWTALPLVALALSGLLMSDKALARSVALRLGATRSDITAPGCSAHTVTPGQVLATARSVLPGTELGTLDVPADSIGVYRVTLRRRGSTMPVRGAGVVTISTCGTVLGVVRPERAAAGDWLLAGLVDVHSGRIAGWTGELLVFVSGVALVMLPALGLLSWGGRIRERRLRTRDRGGQPSG, from the coding sequence ATGCGACAGATGATGGTCCGCGTGCATCGATGGGTCGGACTCGCCGCCGGACTCTACCTCGGCATGCTCGGGCTCTCCGGCGCCGGCGTCGTGCTCGCGCCGTACCTCTTTGCCCTCGAGCGCGGGATTCCCGCCCAGCCGGCTGAGCGCGCCGACGCGGCGTATGTCTCACCCGACACCTGGCTGCAGAAGGCCGAGGCCCGCTTCGGCCGGCTTCCGCCGATAGAGAGCTTCAATGCGCCCCTGGCGACACCGATGCGGATCGGGGCGCCGACGATGCAGTACTCCACGATGCGAGACGGTGAGTTCGCCACCGGTGTGGTGGTGGTCGAGCCCTACACGGGTGCACCGCTCGCGCACTTCATCGCGCAGGACGGATGGTCGCTCGTCCCGCTGACCCTGCACATGGGGTTCTTCCTGCCGTACACCGTCATGTGGAGCGTGCTCGTGCTCCTGGCCTGGGTGCTGTCGGGTCTCGCCGTGTCTGGTGTCGTCGCCTGGTGGCCACGACGGCGCCGCGTGCGCGCGCCCCGGGCGGGGGGCGTCCGTGGCACGGCCGGTCGGGCGCGACACCTGCACGGTGCGCTTGGGGCGTGGACGGCACTCCCGCTCGTCGCGCTGGCGCTGTCCGGACTGCTCATGTCGGACAAGGCACTGGCACGGTCCGTCGCCCTCCGGCTGGGCGCGACCCGGTCGGACATCACGGCGCCAGGCTGCAGCGCGCACACGGTAACGCCCGGCCAGGTGCTCGCGACGGCCCGCTCGGTGTTGCCCGGCACCGAACTCGGCACGCTCGACGTACCGGCGGACTCGATCGGCGTGTATCGCGTGACGCTGCGACGGCGTGGGTCGACGATGCCGGTCCGTGGGGCGGGTGTCGTGACCATCAGCACCTGTGGCACGGTGCTCGGTGTCGTGCGGCCGGAGCGTGCTGCCGCCGGGGATTGGCTGCTGGCCGGGCTGGTCGATGTGCACAGTGGCCGGATCGCAGGCTGGACAGGCGAACTGCTCGTCTTCGTGTCCGGCGTCGCGCTGGTGATGCTCCCGGCGCTCGGGCTCCTGTCCTGGGGAGGGCGGATCCGGGAGCGTCGACTGCGGACGCGCGATCGTGGAGGCCAGCCGTCCGGTTGA
- a CDS encoding glycosyltransferase family 2 protein, producing the protein MARVRHPLISVVIPCFNEAEVIMATFERLMHVLGNRPEFTVELIFVDDGSCDGTTELLHGLHQRCEKVQVLTFARNFGHQVAVSAGLDHARGNAVVLIDADLQDPPELIPRMVERWMAGIDVVYGVRQERMGDSRFKRATAALFYRLLNRISEISIPVDTGDFRLMDRKVVDIINRMPERDRFIRGMVAWAGFSQEPLPYAREPRFAGTTKYPLTKMLTFALDGMSSFSTGPLRIATWCGFAAALIAFGGMSYAITARIFTNAWVPGWAALFVAVMFLGGIQLIALGIMGEYIGRIFMQSKARPLYVVQEHLRAYVGADQISITSGP; encoded by the coding sequence ATGGCACGTGTACGTCACCCCCTGATCAGCGTCGTCATTCCGTGTTTCAACGAGGCCGAGGTGATCATGGCCACGTTCGAGAGGCTGATGCACGTGCTCGGGAACAGGCCGGAGTTCACGGTCGAGCTCATCTTCGTCGATGACGGCAGTTGCGACGGCACCACCGAACTGCTGCATGGACTGCATCAGCGGTGCGAGAAGGTGCAGGTCCTCACCTTCGCCAGGAACTTCGGCCACCAGGTCGCGGTCAGCGCGGGACTCGATCATGCGCGCGGCAATGCCGTGGTGCTCATCGACGCCGATCTCCAGGATCCGCCGGAACTCATTCCACGCATGGTGGAACGGTGGATGGCTGGCATCGACGTGGTCTATGGCGTGCGCCAGGAGCGCATGGGCGACTCCCGCTTCAAGCGTGCCACGGCGGCCCTGTTCTACCGCCTCCTCAACCGGATCAGCGAGATCAGCATCCCGGTCGACACCGGTGACTTCCGGCTCATGGACCGCAAGGTGGTGGACATCATCAACCGGATGCCCGAGCGCGACCGGTTCATCCGCGGCATGGTCGCGTGGGCCGGCTTCAGCCAGGAGCCGCTGCCATACGCACGCGAGCCGCGGTTCGCCGGCACCACGAAGTATCCGCTGACGAAGATGCTCACCTTCGCGCTCGACGGGATGTCGAGCTTCTCGACCGGCCCGCTGCGGATCGCCACCTGGTGCGGCTTCGCCGCGGCGCTCATCGCCTTCGGCGGCATGAGCTACGCGATCACGGCGCGCATCTTCACGAATGCCTGGGTTCCCGGCTGGGCGGCGCTGTTCGTCGCCGTGATGTTCCTTGGCGGCATCCAGCTCATCGCCCTCGGCATCATGGGCGAGTACATCGGCCGCATCTTCATGCAGTCGAAGGCGCGCCCCCTCTACGTCGTGCAGGAGCACCTGCGGGCATACGTCGGCGCCGACCAGATCTCGATCACGAGCGGCCCATGA
- a CDS encoding helix-turn-helix domain-containing protein, which produces MPAPLAVAVLVVPSVVPFDLGVPAQVFGYPRPDLGVQRYTLTVCADTPGPIPTSTGFSILVEHGLRALQRAHTIVVPGVDDLETPFPPAALRALRRAWDRGTRIVSICSGAFVLAEAGLLAGRRATTHWMDVPEFRRRFPGTTCDPNVLYVDDGQVLTSAGIASGIDLCLHVVRADYGAVVANAVARRMVVAPHRSGGQAQFAQRPMGPETLPRPLDATRRWMLEHLHEPITLEQMAARAGQSVRTFSRHFASESATSPVRWLLTQRLAAARQWLEESDERIEDVARRCGFGTAINMRVHFSRALRTSPGAYRRAFRLRNSGGDRACDR; this is translated from the coding sequence ATGCCTGCTCCTCTCGCCGTGGCGGTGCTGGTCGTCCCCTCCGTCGTCCCGTTCGATCTCGGGGTGCCGGCCCAGGTGTTCGGCTACCCGCGCCCCGACCTTGGCGTGCAGCGCTACACGTTGACGGTCTGCGCGGACACGCCGGGGCCGATCCCCACGAGCACCGGGTTCTCGATCCTCGTCGAGCACGGACTCCGCGCGCTCCAACGGGCCCACACCATCGTCGTGCCCGGTGTGGATGACCTCGAGACCCCGTTCCCACCGGCTGCGCTGCGCGCCCTGCGTCGCGCGTGGGATCGCGGCACGCGCATCGTCTCCATCTGCTCGGGCGCCTTCGTGCTCGCCGAGGCCGGGCTGCTGGCCGGTCGCCGCGCGACGACGCATTGGATGGACGTACCGGAGTTCCGCCGACGGTTTCCCGGCACCACCTGCGATCCGAACGTGCTCTACGTGGATGACGGCCAGGTGCTCACCTCGGCCGGGATCGCCTCCGGCATCGACCTGTGCCTGCACGTCGTGCGCGCGGACTATGGTGCGGTCGTCGCCAACGCCGTGGCGCGCCGCATGGTCGTCGCACCGCATCGGAGTGGTGGCCAGGCACAGTTTGCGCAGCGGCCGATGGGACCCGAGACGCTGCCGCGCCCGCTCGACGCAACGCGCCGCTGGATGCTGGAACACCTGCACGAGCCGATCACGCTCGAGCAGATGGCGGCGCGCGCAGGGCAGAGCGTGCGGACGTTCTCGAGGCATTTCGCGAGCGAATCCGCGACGTCGCCGGTGCGCTGGTTGCTCACCCAGCGCCTTGCCGCCGCGCGCCAATGGCTCGAGGAGAGTGACGAGCGGATCGAGGACGTGGCCCGCCGGTGCGGGTTCGGCACGGCGATCAACATGCGGGTGCACTTCAGTCGTGCACTGCGCACGAGCCCCGGCGCATACCGGCGTGCCTTCCGGCTCAGGAATTCGGGAGGCGATCGCGCATGCGACAGATGA
- a CDS encoding methyltransferase domain-containing protein has protein sequence MTLTSLTTPAGHAALDGSRRDVQDALYGPASRRLLREAGIGPDMRVLDLSSDGGSLARHLAMLVGPRGHVTAFARSEADAAGCAARLRAEGITNVSVGHGGIEPRDATMPFDAVAGRFVLRELRAPIETLHRLIPRLAPGGRVVFLEKVLAVPIRVFPPVPEVEKVVAWMDEARVRSSVQREIGVRLPELLERAGLPAPEVRCESPVDCGPAWPACDYLAEQLRVMEPLMEHFAIATPSQLALETLPARLRAACARSPGTVILLAPMIAAWSRVP, from the coding sequence GTGACCCTGACCAGCCTGACGACGCCGGCAGGGCACGCGGCGCTGGACGGATCGCGCCGCGATGTCCAGGACGCACTCTACGGACCTGCCAGCCGTCGCCTGCTGCGCGAAGCCGGCATCGGTCCCGACATGCGCGTGCTGGACCTGAGCTCGGACGGTGGCTCGCTCGCGCGGCACCTCGCGATGCTGGTCGGGCCGCGCGGCCACGTCACCGCCTTCGCGCGCAGTGAGGCCGACGCCGCCGGCTGCGCCGCGCGACTGCGTGCCGAGGGCATCACGAACGTGAGCGTCGGGCACGGTGGCATCGAACCTCGCGATGCCACCATGCCGTTCGACGCCGTGGCCGGTCGCTTCGTGCTGCGCGAGCTGCGCGCGCCGATCGAGACGCTGCACCGCCTCATCCCGCGCCTCGCCCCCGGGGGCCGGGTGGTCTTCCTCGAGAAGGTGCTGGCGGTGCCGATCCGCGTCTTTCCACCGGTCCCGGAAGTCGAGAAGGTGGTTGCCTGGATGGATGAGGCGCGGGTGCGCTCGTCGGTGCAGCGCGAGATCGGCGTGCGCCTGCCCGAACTGCTGGAGCGCGCCGGACTGCCGGCGCCCGAGGTGCGCTGCGAGTCGCCGGTCGATTGTGGCCCCGCGTGGCCCGCATGCGACTACCTCGCGGAGCAGCTGCGCGTCATGGAGCCACTGATGGAGCACTTCGCCATCGCCACGCCTTCCCAGCTCGCGCTCGAGACGCTGCCGGCACGCCTCCGAGCGGCCTGCGCACGGTCACCCGGCACGGTGATCCTGCTCGCGCCGATGATTGCCGCCTGGTCGCGGGTGCCGTGA
- a CDS encoding TolC family protein — translation MSHMHRATTVPRRVAALLLVGALGTSGAAAQAAIDGPMTLERVIATALSASPSIRLSLWRADIARGAVIAAGAPFDNVLATDASMVQDHQLSLTKPDDVGSVGTSILGTSSNHYSAGVSRRLRSGFVLTPQVGLVQRRVAGTPLAASSSATLGLGVAIPLLRDRLGRVVRAGERAAEVSFTAESLEVSFTRAQTVYAVVVAYWRYVGAAATRAALEDAEARARQHVRETEVLIAADERAPADLKQVTANLATRRVASLAARQTQLEAWRQVVVTAGFPATDAILAPPPATDLPPLPAADDSLSGAALAALVRDGLQQRSDVAAAQRRRMAASIDAEAAAGTLRPRLDLVSTIGYAGLAPGGNRLLDPFGAQSARPNLSLGIQYQLPTRNLAARGTALQAEGVLRQSEIAERDIARQVEASVLVTAQGVTTRRAALREATLAVSLSRDALDNEMQRFRLASSTIFEVLQSQDALTNALLNEVNARVAYATAIADVRFAAGGFGASGRNAAERDAATAVTPP, via the coding sequence ATGAGCCACATGCATCGCGCCACCACCGTCCCGCGGCGCGTCGCGGCACTGCTGCTCGTCGGTGCGCTTGGCACCAGCGGCGCGGCAGCGCAGGCGGCAATCGACGGGCCGATGACACTCGAACGCGTCATCGCGACCGCACTCAGCGCCAGTCCGTCGATCCGCCTGAGTCTCTGGCGTGCCGACATTGCGCGTGGTGCGGTGATCGCGGCCGGCGCGCCATTCGACAACGTGCTGGCCACCGACGCCTCGATGGTGCAGGATCACCAGCTGAGCCTCACGAAGCCCGACGACGTCGGCAGCGTGGGCACCAGCATCCTTGGCACGTCGTCGAACCACTACAGTGCGGGCGTGTCGCGGCGGCTGCGGTCAGGCTTCGTGCTCACGCCGCAGGTGGGGCTGGTGCAGCGGCGCGTGGCGGGCACGCCGCTCGCCGCGTCGAGCTCGGCGACGCTCGGCCTCGGCGTGGCCATCCCGCTGCTGCGCGACCGGCTGGGGCGTGTGGTGCGCGCCGGCGAGCGCGCGGCCGAGGTCAGCTTCACCGCGGAATCGCTCGAGGTGAGCTTCACGCGCGCGCAGACGGTGTACGCGGTGGTGGTGGCCTACTGGCGCTACGTCGGGGCTGCGGCCACGCGCGCGGCACTCGAGGATGCCGAAGCGCGCGCGCGGCAGCATGTCCGCGAGACCGAGGTGCTGATCGCCGCCGACGAGCGCGCGCCCGCAGACCTCAAGCAGGTGACGGCGAACCTCGCCACGCGCCGCGTGGCCAGCCTGGCGGCGCGCCAGACGCAGCTCGAGGCGTGGCGCCAGGTGGTGGTCACGGCCGGGTTCCCCGCCACCGACGCGATCCTCGCGCCGCCGCCGGCCACCGACCTGCCGCCACTCCCCGCGGCCGACGACTCGCTCTCGGGCGCCGCGCTGGCGGCCCTGGTGCGCGACGGGCTGCAGCAGCGCAGTGACGTCGCGGCGGCGCAGCGCCGCCGGATGGCCGCGAGCATCGATGCGGAGGCGGCGGCGGGAACGCTGCGCCCGCGCCTCGACCTCGTGAGCACCATCGGCTACGCCGGCCTCGCGCCAGGCGGCAACCGGCTGCTGGATCCGTTCGGCGCACAGTCCGCGCGCCCGAACCTCTCGCTGGGCATCCAGTACCAGCTCCCGACGCGCAACCTGGCGGCGCGCGGCACCGCGCTGCAGGCCGAGGGCGTGCTGCGGCAGTCAGAGATCGCGGAGCGTGACATTGCGCGGCAGGTCGAGGCCTCGGTGCTGGTCACGGCGCAGGGTGTCACGACACGCCGGGCGGCGCTCCGCGAGGCCACCCTCGCGGTGAGCCTCTCGCGCGACGCGCTCGACAACGAGATGCAGCGGTTCCGGCTCGCCTCGTCCACGATCTTCGAGGTGCTCCAGTCGCAGGACGCACTGACCAATGCGCTGCTCAACGAAGTGAATGCGCGGGTGGCGTACGCCACCGCGATCGCCGACGTCCGCTTCGCCGCCGGCGGGTTCGGCGCGTCGGGCCGCAACGCGGCGGAGCGGGATGCTGCAACGGCGGTGACGCCGCCATGA